Proteins found in one Alteromonas macleodii genomic segment:
- a CDS encoding sulfite exporter TauE/SafE family protein gives MELLFSWLTANDTLSMSSSVLLIITSFFTSMMTATLGIGGGVLLLAVMAGTMPVSALIPVHGLVQLGSNGNRALMTAKHIDWRMLKYFSLGAIVGAFLASFIVVQLPLVIIQFAVAAFILFLVWGSKPKAQEMKPAGRTLAGLVTTLVSMFVGATGPLVAAFVHRNNYSKMQITGTFASCMTLQHGLKAFVFTFVGFSFAQWAGLIMIMIASGALGTFFGLKVLRRIPAEKFMLAFKVVVTLLALRLLWQATGSVI, from the coding sequence TTGGAGTTACTTTTTAGCTGGTTAACGGCCAACGATACATTGTCGATGTCATCTTCAGTGTTACTGATTATTACCTCGTTTTTCACGTCTATGATGACAGCAACTTTAGGTATAGGTGGCGGGGTGCTACTACTGGCGGTAATGGCCGGTACTATGCCGGTTAGTGCGCTGATCCCGGTTCACGGCCTGGTACAGCTTGGTTCAAACGGCAACCGTGCCCTGATGACGGCAAAGCATATCGACTGGCGTATGCTGAAGTATTTTTCTTTAGGCGCAATCGTTGGCGCTTTTTTAGCCTCTTTTATTGTGGTTCAGCTGCCGCTGGTAATAATTCAATTTGCGGTTGCCGCATTTATTTTATTCTTAGTGTGGGGGAGTAAACCCAAGGCTCAAGAAATGAAGCCCGCGGGTAGAACGTTAGCGGGGTTGGTGACCACCTTAGTTTCAATGTTTGTAGGTGCCACGGGGCCTTTGGTGGCGGCGTTTGTACACCGAAATAATTACAGCAAAATGCAGATAACCGGCACATTTGCCAGCTGTATGACACTCCAGCACGGCCTTAAAGCTTTTGTGTTTACCTTTGTAGGGTTTTCATTTGCACAGTGGGCGGGACTTATCATGATTATGATTGCCAGTGGTGCGCTCGGCACGTTTTTCGGCTTGAAGGTATTAAGGCGTATCCCAGCGGAAAAATTTATGCTGGCGTTCAAAGTTGTGGTAACGCTGTTAGCTCTTCGCCTGCTATGGCAGGCCACAGGAAGTGTGATTTAA